TTCTGATCCAAAGCTAACAATTAAACGACAATTAGAGAATGTGAATTATGATGGACCTTTATTTTATTTAAGTACTACTAATCATGAAACAGTTTGTGAACATAAAGGGAATCGTTTCATTTTGTTTCAACAGGGATATTATGAAGCAGAGAAAAGTGGAAATGAGTTAGGTTTTCCATTAATTGAAACAGGTGGGTCAGTAGCGACTACAGCATTTAGTCTAATTGAGTCTTTAGGTTATACGATGTTAGTTTTATTTGGTCAAGATTTAGGTTTTAATGAAGATAAAACACACGCTGTGAAATCAACATCGGGTCGACAAATTAAACCTTCTGAAAAATATAAAACTATCATCTCAAATAGTGGGGAAGAAATTAAAACTTCTTCTAATCTAAGTACTTATTTACGTTGGTTTAATAAGAAAATAGGAAACTCAAAAATGAGAGTTTATAATACTGCTTGGTTTGGTGCAAAAATAGCGAATACGCCATACATAGATAAACAACAGTTCCATAAATTACTTAGAGATTAAGCCTATGTTTTCATAGGTTTTTCTTTATAATTGTCGAAATTAACCGATACTAATTATGTGATTTTCGATATAATTAGACAAAGCGAAAAGATTGGAGAAAGTATTTGTTATGAATATTCTTAAAAATAAAACAGTTTTAGTAACAGGTGGAACAGGTTCCTTTGGTAAAAAATTTGTCAAAAAGGCATTAGAATCCGATGTGAAAAAAGTAATAATTTTCAGCCGTGATGAATTGAAACAATATGAAATGAAACAAGAATTTAGTGATAAACGTTTACGTTTCTTTATTGGCGATGTTAGAGATAAGGAACGCTTACATAGAGCCTTTGATGGAGTTGATTTTGTAATTCATGCAGCTGCAATGAAACATGTAGATGCTTGTGAATATAACCCATTTGAAGCAGTGAAAACAAATATTCATGGTGCTCAAAACGTGATTGAAGCTGCAATTGATTGTGGTGTTGAAAAGGTAATAGCACTTTCAACAGATAAAGCATGCAGCCCAGTAAATTTGTATGGTGCAACAAAACTTGCTTCTGACAAATTGTTTGTTGCAGCAAACGCTTATGTTGGTGACAAACAAACGCGTTTTGCAGTAGTTCGTTACGGGAATGTAGTTGGGAGTCGTGGAAGTGTAGTACCGTTCTTTAAGAAAATTCGGCATACTGGAGTACTACCTGTGACTGATGAACGTATGACTCGATTTTGGATTACACTTGATCATGGTGTGCAATTTGTACTAGACAACTTAGAACGTATGCATGGTGGAGAAGTATTTGTACCGAAAATACCTAGTATGAGAGTAGTAGATTTAGCTAAAGCAATTGGACCTGAATGTAAAATCGAATTTGTTGG
Above is a genomic segment from Lysinibacillus sp. PLM2 containing:
- the pseB gene encoding UDP-N-acetylglucosamine 4,6-dehydratase (inverting) — its product is MNILKNKTVLVTGGTGSFGKKFVKKALESDVKKVIIFSRDELKQYEMKQEFSDKRLRFFIGDVRDKERLHRAFDGVDFVIHAAAMKHVDACEYNPFEAVKTNIHGAQNVIEAAIDCGVEKVIALSTDKACSPVNLYGATKLASDKLFVAANAYVGDKQTRFAVVRYGNVVGSRGSVVPFFKKIRHTGVLPVTDERMTRFWITLDHGVQFVLDNLERMHGGEVFVPKIPSMRVVDLAKAIGPECKIEFVGIRPGEKLHESMIMEDDARHTVEFDTYYVIQPEFPFWSKKFAEGGKALPKGFVYASDNNSEWLTIEELRELAEEME